A window of the Oryzias melastigma strain HK-1 linkage group LG11, ASM292280v2, whole genome shotgun sequence genome harbors these coding sequences:
- the smim12 gene encoding small integral membrane protein 12, whose product MWPVLWTALRTYAPYVTFPVAFVVGAVGYNLEWFIRGTPKPREEEKSIFELREERKLQEQAGKDSTQVLSLKEKQEFTPKAALNRNRPEKS is encoded by the coding sequence ATGTGGCCCGTACTGTGGACTGCGCTGCGGACCTACGCGCCTTATGTCACCTTCCCTGTGGCTTTCGTGGTGGGCGCAGTGGGCTACAACCTGGAATGGTTTATTCGGGGGACTCCTAAACCTCGAGAGGAAGAGAAGAGCATATTTGAACTGAGAGAGGAGAGGAAGCTGCAGGAGCAGGCGGGCAAAGACAGCACCCAGGTGCTCAGCCTGAAAGAGAAGCAGGAGTTCACACCTAAAGCGGCGCTGAACAGGAACCGACCTGAGAAGAGCTAA
- the pef1 gene encoding peflin — translation MSFHFNQGYPGGSNPPPGAPYSSPYASHPSAPYGGAAGPPGGPYGGYGAPSQGGHYGPGAGGAPGGPYCGYRAPAGNTPPGVNPEAFQWFQSVDTDRSGFINHSELKQALVNSNWSTFNDETCLMMINMFDRTRSGRIDLYGFSALWDYMQRWRALFQQYDRDRSGSISGAELHQALVQMGYNLSPQFSETVVQRFTIRGARPGIQLDRFIQVCTQLQSMTQLFREKDTSMTGNVRLSYEDFLSGAMTRLM, via the exons ATGAGTTTCCATTTCAATCAG GGTTATCCAGGAGGAAGTAACCCCCCTCCTGGAGCTCCATACAGCAGCCCCTATGCGTCTCACCCCTCTGCTCCTTATGGAGGTGCTGCGGGGCCACCAGGAGGCCCCTATGGGGGCTATGGAGCCCCCAGTCAGGGTGGGCATTATGGACCTGGAGCGGGTGGTGCTCCTGGCGGGCCCTACTGTGGATACAGGGCTCCTGCAG GTAACACGCCCCCTGGTGTTAACCCGGAGGCGTTCCAGTGGTTCCAGAGCGTGGACACTGACCGCAGCGGCTTCATCAACCACAGCGAGCTGAAACAGGCGCTGGTCAACTCCAACTGGTCCACCTTCAATGACGAGACGTGCCTCATGATGATCA ACATGTTCGACCGCACGCGCTCCGGTCGCATCGACCTGTACGGCTTCTCGGCTCTGTGGGACTACATGCAGAGATGGCGAGCTCTGTTTCAGCAGTACGACCGGGACCGCTCAGGGTCCATCAGCGGCGCCGAGCTCCACCAAG CTTTGGTGCAGATGGGTTACAACCTCAGCCCCCAGTTCTCTGAGACGGTGGTGCAGCGCTTCACCATACGGGGCGCGCGGCCCGGCATCCAGCTGGACCGCTTCATCCAGGTGTGCACGCAGCTTCAGAGCATGACGCAGCTGTTCAGAGAGAAAGACACGAGCATGACGGGGAACGTCCGCCTCAGCTACGAGGACTTCCTGTCTGGAGCCATGACGAGGCTCATGTGA